In Rariglobus hedericola, the following proteins share a genomic window:
- a CDS encoding DTW domain-containing protein → MRCQHVPRWCVCEGLRIVECPLAVDVMMHSREFFRPSSTGHLIQRVVTGARTHVWRHDATPARESVVREGKELWVLHPLGELMPTTGVNVDNVQVLLLDGSWGEAADMKKDVEGWGRRVSLPMTGTSRYLLRAQQGPGQFSTMEALLFVLSALGLKEVHDALRVQLELHVYAGLRTRGQSVMAADFLATSPLRTVMPEVIARMHPQSPDEKAAFSALLKERTAVARVLKDA, encoded by the coding sequence GTGCGTTGCCAGCATGTGCCGCGCTGGTGCGTATGCGAAGGGCTGAGGATCGTGGAGTGTCCGCTGGCAGTGGATGTGATGATGCATTCGCGGGAATTTTTTAGGCCGAGCAGCACGGGGCATCTGATCCAGCGCGTGGTGACGGGTGCGCGCACGCATGTGTGGCGGCACGATGCGACGCCGGCGCGGGAGAGTGTGGTGCGCGAAGGCAAAGAGCTGTGGGTGCTGCATCCGCTCGGCGAACTGATGCCGACGACGGGCGTGAACGTGGACAACGTGCAGGTGTTGTTGTTGGACGGCAGCTGGGGCGAGGCGGCCGACATGAAGAAAGATGTCGAAGGCTGGGGGCGGCGGGTGAGCCTGCCGATGACGGGGACGAGCCGGTATCTGCTGCGCGCGCAGCAGGGGCCGGGGCAGTTTTCGACGATGGAGGCGTTGTTGTTTGTGTTGTCGGCGCTGGGGCTGAAGGAGGTGCACGATGCGCTTCGGGTGCAGCTGGAGTTACACGTGTATGCGGGGCTGCGGACGCGCGGGCAGTCGGTGATGGCGGCGGATTTTCTGGCGACGTCGCCATTGCGCACGGTGATGCCGGAGGTGATCGCGCGGATGCATCCGCAGTCGCCGGACGAGAAGGCGGCGTTCAGCGCATTGCTGAAGGAGCGGACGGCGGTGGCCCGAGTGTTAAAGGATGCGTGA
- a CDS encoding DUF5069 domain-containing protein has translation MSSTIVPMIPCSAAGPLGVLHLPRLWLKVSLEACGKLDPAYPGIGKGFDQIVIDMLGLKADAVRDFITKEKPSYAQFESWVKSQAGVKLDRANVYKLNSVVLGYHHDDETRKAVLKAAGYPDDGSVQGSAVELNAIDDWAAFHASVLK, from the coding sequence ATGAGTTCTACCATTGTTCCGATGATTCCTTGCAGCGCGGCTGGTCCGCTTGGCGTGCTTCACCTCCCCCGTCTTTGGCTGAAAGTGTCGCTTGAGGCGTGCGGCAAACTGGATCCGGCTTATCCCGGCATCGGCAAGGGCTTCGATCAAATCGTGATCGATATGCTCGGCCTGAAGGCGGACGCGGTGCGCGATTTTATCACGAAGGAAAAGCCTTCGTATGCGCAGTTCGAATCGTGGGTGAAGTCGCAGGCGGGCGTGAAGCTCGACCGTGCGAATGTTTACAAGCTCAACTCGGTCGTGCTCGGCTATCATCACGATGACGAGACGCGCAAAGCTGTGCTCAAGGCCGCGGGTTATCCGGATGACGGCAGTGTCCAGGGTTCAGCGGTCGAGTTGAACGCGATCGACGACTGGGCGGCATTTCATGCCTCCGTGCTGAAGTAA
- a CDS encoding DUF1328 domain-containing protein: MLKWALIFFLIALVAGALGFTTIAGASIAIAKVLFFIFLALVIIFVVAAIFIGKKVL; the protein is encoded by the coding sequence ATGCTTAAATGGGCCCTCATCTTTTTCCTGATCGCACTCGTCGCCGGCGCACTCGGCTTCACCACCATCGCGGGCGCTTCGATCGCTATCGCGAAAGTGCTTTTCTTCATCTTCCTCGCCTTGGTGATCATCTTCGTGGTCGCGGCGATTTTCATCGGCAAAAAAGTGCTTTGA
- a CDS encoding low affinity iron permease family protein, which translates to MKANRPHSFFTRFAKRIARASGQPLAFGIAVLVLIIWAVSGPLFHFSDTWQLIINTGTTIVTFLMVFLIQNTQNRDSEALHLKIDELIRANSRAHNALLDLEDLEEAELDRIRADYEKLAEAARKTLHTRKTSPRK; encoded by the coding sequence ATGAAAGCCAACCGACCGCACTCTTTTTTCACCCGCTTCGCCAAACGCATCGCGCGCGCCTCGGGCCAGCCACTCGCCTTCGGCATCGCCGTGCTCGTGCTGATCATCTGGGCCGTGTCGGGACCCTTGTTTCATTTCAGCGACACCTGGCAGCTCATCATCAACACCGGCACGACCATCGTGACGTTCCTCATGGTGTTCCTCATCCAGAACACCCAGAACCGCGACTCCGAGGCATTGCACCTGAAGATCGACGAACTCATCCGCGCCAACAGCCGGGCGCACAATGCGCTGCTCGACCTCGAGGACCTTGAAGAAGCCGAACTCGACCGCATCCGCGCCGATTACGAGAAACTTGCCGAGGCCGCGCGAAAAACACTCCACACCCGCAAGACCTCACCCCGCAAATAA
- a CDS encoding aldo/keto reductase → MKTYRIPKTDLTVSRIAYGCMKIGGTWDHEPISSEIEKTARDTVAAALDCGINFFDHADIYTAGKSETLFGRILKSTPGLRDRIVLQSKVGIRFANDAYLSGEPARYDFSYDHIIRSTEAILARLGVDHLDLLLLHRPDPLGEPAEVARAFDELLRSGKVRHFGVSNHTPAQIELLRHYVRQPLVVNQLEFSLAQPALVVEGFMANRTGAMAEANLASGTLDYCRRHEILVQPWSPVGGGKLFKPDHPAAPLITELAAAKKVSAEAILLAWILRHPAGMQPIIGTTKADRVRASTAADDVVLTREEWYSLLAAARGQKVP, encoded by the coding sequence ATGAAAACCTACCGCATCCCCAAGACCGACCTCACTGTTTCCCGCATCGCCTATGGTTGCATGAAGATCGGCGGCACGTGGGATCATGAGCCCATCTCTTCCGAAATCGAGAAAACCGCCCGCGACACCGTCGCCGCCGCGCTCGACTGTGGCATCAACTTCTTCGACCACGCCGACATCTACACCGCCGGCAAATCCGAGACGCTCTTCGGCCGCATCCTCAAATCCACTCCCGGCCTCCGCGACCGCATCGTCCTCCAGTCCAAGGTCGGCATCCGCTTCGCCAACGACGCCTACCTCAGCGGCGAACCCGCGCGCTACGACTTCAGCTACGACCACATCATCCGCTCTACCGAAGCCATCCTCGCCCGCCTCGGCGTCGATCATCTCGATCTGCTGCTCCTCCATCGCCCCGACCCGCTCGGCGAACCCGCCGAGGTCGCCCGCGCCTTCGACGAACTACTCCGCTCCGGCAAGGTCCGCCACTTTGGTGTGAGCAACCACACGCCCGCCCAGATCGAGCTGCTGCGTCACTACGTCCGCCAGCCTCTCGTGGTAAACCAGCTCGAATTCTCCCTCGCCCAGCCCGCCCTCGTGGTCGAGGGCTTCATGGCCAACCGCACCGGCGCCATGGCCGAGGCCAACCTCGCTTCCGGCACCCTCGATTACTGCCGTCGTCACGAAATCCTCGTTCAACCGTGGTCACCCGTGGGCGGAGGCAAGCTCTTCAAGCCCGACCACCCCGCCGCTCCGCTTATCACCGAGCTCGCCGCAGCGAAAAAAGTCTCCGCCGAGGCCATCCTGCTCGCCTGGATTCTCCGCCACCCCGCCGGCATGCAACCGATCATCGGCACGACCAAGGCCGACCGCGTTCGCGCCAGCACCGCAGCCGACGACGTCGTGCTCACCCGCGAAGAATGGTATTCGCTGCTCGCCGCCGCCCGCGGTCAAAAGGTTCCTTGA
- a CDS encoding endonuclease Q family protein produces MHVFMTGPQENAFSCKFAAAGFCCGQGRRVISSQFIVMILAADLHIHSRYASAVSKDMTLENISLYARKKGVDLIGTGDCVQPDWLRELEAGLQPVKSQPGFFALRKELGEAASAQLSEKLRRPLRFLLSTEIHCSPAGTAELRGPHHLVYFPTFDVAWAFHRKLSPYGDLNEGRPRVRLSSRELLEMVLEHGEGSEFAPAHWLNPFFSICGSQGGGDGTLVEQFGSLAPHVTLVETGLTSTPPMCRRVSGLDGRRLYSNSDAHSLENIGREVTLIEGATDYEAVFAALRGIGSGRVVSTVKYAIERTRYFRNWCGICQESVDGMLCPTCGRKLAMGSRDRVEQIADRAEPVFPADAPPWMMILPLAEVLSDVLGVDDSAKAVQQQHARLLEELGNERYILTEATHDEIARVGTAQLARIIVGQRTQPPGRKPPKLKRAGGDDQFSLGIS; encoded by the coding sequence GTGCACGTCTTCATGACGGGGCCGCAAGAGAATGCTTTTTCCTGCAAATTTGCAGCAGCAGGCTTCTGTTGCGGGCAAGGCAGACGCGTCATTAGCTCACAGTTTATCGTTATGATTCTGGCCGCCGATCTGCACATTCATTCCCGCTATGCGAGCGCGGTGTCGAAGGACATGACTCTGGAGAATATTTCGCTCTATGCGCGCAAGAAGGGCGTGGATCTGATCGGCACGGGCGATTGCGTGCAGCCGGACTGGTTAAGGGAATTGGAGGCGGGTTTGCAGCCGGTGAAAAGCCAGCCGGGATTTTTTGCGCTGCGGAAAGAGCTCGGTGAAGCGGCGTCGGCGCAGTTGTCGGAGAAGCTGCGCAGGCCGCTGCGGTTTTTGTTGAGCACGGAGATTCATTGTTCACCGGCGGGAACGGCGGAACTACGCGGACCGCATCACCTGGTTTATTTTCCGACGTTTGACGTGGCGTGGGCGTTTCATCGGAAGCTTTCGCCTTACGGTGATCTTAACGAGGGGCGTCCGCGGGTGAGGCTGTCGTCGCGCGAGTTGCTGGAGATGGTGCTGGAGCACGGCGAAGGCTCGGAATTTGCTCCGGCGCATTGGTTGAATCCGTTTTTCTCGATCTGCGGGAGTCAGGGCGGTGGCGATGGAACGCTCGTGGAGCAATTTGGTTCGCTCGCGCCGCACGTGACACTGGTTGAAACGGGGCTGACTTCCACGCCGCCGATGTGCCGGCGGGTGTCGGGCTTGGACGGGCGACGGTTGTATTCAAATTCGGATGCGCACTCGTTGGAGAACATCGGGCGCGAGGTGACGTTGATCGAGGGTGCGACGGATTATGAGGCGGTCTTTGCGGCTCTGCGTGGAATCGGATCGGGGCGCGTGGTGAGCACGGTGAAGTATGCGATCGAGCGCACGCGTTACTTCCGCAACTGGTGCGGGATTTGTCAGGAATCGGTCGATGGGATGCTGTGCCCGACCTGTGGACGAAAGCTGGCGATGGGATCGCGAGATCGCGTGGAGCAGATCGCGGATCGGGCGGAGCCGGTGTTTCCGGCGGATGCGCCGCCGTGGATGATGATTCTTCCGCTGGCGGAAGTGTTGTCGGACGTGCTCGGGGTGGACGACAGCGCGAAGGCGGTGCAGCAACAGCACGCGCGGTTGTTGGAAGAGCTGGGGAATGAGCGCTATATTTTGACCGAGGCCACGCATGATGAAATCGCGCGCGTGGGCACGGCGCAACTGGCGCGAATCATCGTTGGCCAGCGGACACAGCCGCCCGGACGGAAGCCGCCGAAACTTAAGCGGGCGGGCGGCGACGACCAGTTCTCACTGGGCATCAGTTAA
- a CDS encoding mechanosensitive ion channel family protein encodes MESFIDKFTLWLQAHGASLEQSLWLARASSVVAMLLLAFAANWIAKHIILRTVKSIAKRTTVTWDDVLLETGVFTRLSHLAPALVIDALGPVALGHNSETLAAVETATSIYLLIIGLMVLHALLNTAQLILGRTTRGAQIPIKGFTQGIMLLATLITGIFILAALMGKSPVYFLSGIGALTAIIILIFKDAILGFVAGIQISVNQLVRVGDWIEMPKNGADGDVIDVSLTTVKVRNWDKTITTIPTYSLISDSFKNWRGMTDSGGRRIKRSLYIDMHTVAFATEQQLARWNGLRLLKPYLDEKLAAIASEKNQPGQDTGVLGNGRRLTNLGTFRAYCIAYLKAHPGIHQDMTFLVRQLQPTEHGVPLELYVFTTDIRWAFYEDVQSDIFDHLLAVIGQFDLRVFQNASGSDIEAAASALRSRPALAQGPLTDAQ; translated from the coding sequence ATGGAATCGTTCATAGACAAATTCACCCTCTGGTTGCAGGCCCATGGCGCCTCGCTCGAACAATCACTTTGGCTCGCCCGTGCCTCGTCCGTTGTCGCCATGCTCCTGCTGGCCTTCGCCGCCAACTGGATCGCCAAGCACATCATTCTCCGGACGGTTAAATCCATCGCCAAGCGCACCACCGTCACGTGGGACGACGTGCTGCTTGAAACCGGCGTGTTCACCCGGCTCTCCCACCTCGCTCCCGCCCTTGTCATCGATGCGCTCGGCCCCGTTGCACTCGGGCACAACTCCGAGACCCTCGCCGCCGTCGAAACCGCCACCAGCATTTACCTGCTCATCATCGGCCTGATGGTTCTTCACGCCCTCCTCAACACCGCGCAGCTGATCCTCGGTCGCACCACACGCGGCGCGCAGATTCCCATCAAGGGTTTCACTCAGGGCATCATGCTGCTCGCCACGCTCATCACCGGCATCTTCATCCTCGCCGCCCTCATGGGAAAATCGCCGGTGTATTTCCTCTCCGGCATCGGCGCCCTCACCGCCATCATCATCCTCATCTTCAAAGATGCCATCCTCGGCTTCGTCGCCGGCATCCAGATCTCCGTCAACCAACTCGTCCGCGTCGGCGATTGGATCGAGATGCCGAAAAACGGCGCCGACGGCGATGTAATCGATGTCTCCCTCACCACCGTCAAGGTGCGCAACTGGGACAAGACCATCACCACCATCCCGACCTACTCGCTCATCTCCGACTCCTTCAAAAACTGGCGCGGCATGACCGACAGCGGCGGTCGCCGCATCAAGCGATCGCTCTACATCGATATGCATACCGTGGCCTTCGCCACCGAGCAGCAACTCGCCCGCTGGAACGGCCTTCGACTGCTCAAGCCCTACCTCGATGAAAAACTAGCCGCCATCGCCTCAGAAAAGAATCAGCCCGGCCAAGACACCGGCGTGCTCGGCAATGGGCGCCGGCTCACCAACCTCGGCACCTTCCGCGCCTACTGCATCGCCTACTTGAAAGCTCATCCGGGTATCCATCAGGACATGACGTTCCTCGTGCGCCAGCTCCAGCCCACCGAACATGGCGTCCCGCTTGAACTCTACGTTTTCACCACCGATATCCGCTGGGCTTTTTATGAGGATGTGCAGTCCGACATCTTCGATCACTTGCTGGCCGTGATCGGACAATTTGACCTGCGCGTTTTCCAAAACGCATCGGGCTCCGACATCGAAGCGGCCGCGAGCGCCCTTCGCAGCCGTCCCGCGTTGGCTCAAGGACCGTTAACTGATGCCCAGTGA